A genomic region of Papaver somniferum cultivar HN1 chromosome 7, ASM357369v1, whole genome shotgun sequence contains the following coding sequences:
- the LOC113295428 gene encoding beta-amyrin 28-monooxygenase-like, translated as MDDPLLKISVVLLFALIFLLSLYSLKFLQSILITTKQHEGTTVVEPPGTTGWPIIGETLDYGRANLKGFPEKFFYDRVRKYSSKVFKTSLIGETVTVLDGPAGNKFLFSNEYKLVTIWWPRAIQRIVPITDGITSPSGIQLMAAGYHTTSTVITVLMKFLADFPDVLNEVLQEQNEVAKSKSPGELLNLDDIYKMKYSWNVICEVPRLAPPFQGGFTEALTDFTYAGYFIPKGRKLYWTGISTHMNPENFPDPEKFDPSRFQGKGPAPYTFVPFGGGAGMCPGYEYARVEILVLLHHVVRRYKWEKLIPGNINERLKVNPYPLPPKGFPIRLQPRTT; from the exons ATCCTTTGTTGAAGATATCTGTGGTTCTACTGTTTGCATTAATATTTTTGCTGTCTCTTTATTCTCTCAAGTTTTTGCAATCCATTCTCATAACGACTAAGCAGCATGAGGGAACAACAGTAGTCGAGCCTCCTGGAACGACAGGTTGGCCTATCATCGGAGAGACTCTGGATTATGGTCGAGCAAATCTAAAAGGATTTCCAGAGAAATTCTTTTACGACAGGGTTCGTAAATACTCTTCCAAGGTCTTTAAGACTTCATTAATCGGTGAAACTGTGACTGTCCTCGATGGTCCTGCTGGTAACAAATTCTTGTTCTCCAACGAATACAAACTCGTGACAATTTGGTGGCCTCGAGCAATTCAAAGGATTGTACCAATTACTGACGGAATTACCTCGCCTTCGGGAATTCAA CTTATGGCAGCTGGCTATCACACTACAAGTACTGTTATCACAGTCCTTATGAAGTTCCTTGCTGATTTTCCGGATGTCCTCAATGAGGTATTACAGG AGCAGAACGAAGTTGCCAAGTCCAAATCACCGGGAGAGTTGCTAAACTTGGATGACATTTACAAAATGAAATACTCATGGAATGTGATATGTGAAGTACCGAGACTTGCACCGCCGTTCCAGGGAGGTTTTACCGAGGCATTGACAGACTTTACGTATGCCGGATATTTCATTCCAAAAGGACGCAAG TTATATTGGACTGGAATTTCAACACACATGAATCCAGAGAATTTTCCAGATCCTGAAAAGTTTGATCCGTCTAGATTTCAAGGCAAAGGACCTGCTCCGTACACATTTGTACCATTCGGAGGAGGAGCTGGGATGTGCCCTGGATACGAGTATGCTCGAGTAGAAATACTTGTTTTGCTGCACCACGTAGTGAGAAGGTACAAATGGGAGAAATTGATTCCCGGCAATATTAATGAAAGGTTAAAAGTTAACCCCTATCCATTGCCGCCCAAAGGGTTTCCGATTCGTCTTCAACCACGGACGACCTAG